The Polypterus senegalus isolate Bchr_013 chromosome 1, ASM1683550v1, whole genome shotgun sequence genomic sequence agacttgcaggttaggtggtccgGTGACGCTCAGTTAGCCCTGATGTGTGTCTGAGTGTTTGCCCgctgatggactggcgtccccgcccatgggttgttcctgccttgcgccctgttgcCTGCTGTGATCGGCTCCATCTGCCCCTCgactctgccctggataagcaggttatgaCTATGGATGGCTGATTGTTCTGTGTGTTTAAAGGCAGATGAGCTGCTAGTTAAGGAACAGGAAGACCTCAGCCTctactgccccctggtggtctcTTTGAATATCGCTAGTTCTCTTATTCCTATGAAGTTCACTAAACAATCCTCTGTCATAAACAGCTGGATTCTCCTTGGCAGGCGGACATTACTTTATTTTGTGTTCCAAGAACGTCAGACAAGTCAATAAAGACAGAACTAAAGACCGGACCCTCCTCGTGCAGACACAACTCCTCAGATGTCTTCCTCGGTACAAAGGATGCTCATTTGTCTTGTAGACTTTATTCTCAGAAGGTCATTTTGATTCGGTGGTCTCTGCATCGATTAGCACTGCGTGTCATTGTCACTAATCCTGCTACTTAAAGACTCCATGATGTCCCATCTGTCACTTAGGACCCTCTTGTGTTTCAGTGCAGACCCTTTCTCAGGCCCACATTTCCAGCATGTCGATGTTGAAGTATTTGTGAGATGACAACACTGAGGACACACTTGAGGTTTTCACCCCAACGTTTGCTCTTTTAAAGTAAACTGAGTGCTGCTGAGTCCTCACAGGGCCTGCTGTCCATTCTCAGCCCCTCAGTGTCCAGTCCTGTCCCCTCTTTAGTGCCACTTTGTGTTTTGTCCTGCTGTCCTGTCCTTTGTCGTCACTATCAGTGTTGTCACCTTGTATGTCCTCTCGTCCCCCTCTCCTTATTAAAGCCCCCTCACCTGTACTGACCGGTCACATGGTGTCCCTGCTGACTGATGACTTGTGACACTTCATCCTCATCactgacagacggacatcttgtgTTGTTAGATTCAGTGTCATAAATTCACTGCCCCCCATTGTCACTTCTGACAAGGAACTGAGAAACATAAAATGGGGGGTCTGCTAAATAAAAGGCCACCAACGCAGTGTAAGGACGAGAAAAGTGACAGAGTCACCGACAGAGCAGAGCAAAATGAATCAAAGTGGACAGGAATGACAGGAACAGGAGGACAACAGGCCAGGGGACATGAGACCCTCAGGTTAGTGACGACAAGTCTGAGAGCTGCTGGTGAGTCTGTGAACGAGTGCCAGGCCTCACTGGTGGTCTTCTTGTTTGTGTCTTTAACAAATCCTCGCTGTGTGATTcgtcttttattaaaatgttcacagCGTGGTGATCAGGCtctttagggttaaatgaagatAAAATGCAGGAGGTCAGAGGTGCGACTACACAGGGGGCCGAGCAGTGACACAAAGAGACACACGAGGGGCTTGGTGGGCTGAGAACTGAACACGTGCTGTTTGACGTCTTTGTCTTTTTAATGTTCAGGTCCTTCAAGGAGTGTAAATGTGTTGTTGTCTTCCTCAAGTCCCCTGATTTCCTGAcgtcttcctcttttcttctttcttgtaggcagcagtagctcagtcggtagagcgggttgtccagcaatcggagggtcgcaggttcgatcctggctcccggcatgagaatgcagctgttgtgtccttgggcaagacacttaacctccTTTGCATGCCCGTGGTGGtcagaaggattggtggcgccagtgtttggCAGCCTCGTctctgtcagtgcgccccagggcagctgtggctacaaagtagcttatcatcaccagcatgggtgaatgactgttgtgttgtgaagtgcctaggggggttcttgaactctagtaggcgctatatcaaatacaggccatttaccatttttctTCTCCTCAGCTGATGTCACTTTTGACCCTGAGACTGCAGATCCATATCTCATTGTGTCTGAAGACAGAAAAGAagtgagacacacagacacatggcaGGGAGTGACGGAGAACCCAAAGAGGTTTAACGACAGCCCTGATATCCTGGCCAGAGAAGGATTCACCACAGGGAGACACTACTGGGAGGTGGAGGTCGGGGGGAAGACTGATTGGTTTTTAGGAGTCTCCAGAGAGTCGGCCAACAGGAAGGGGGATGTTTATCTGAACCCATATAATGGatactggactgtgtgtctgagGAATGAGAACGAGTACACGGCTCGGATTGGCCGTCCTCTCCCCCTTCCCCTGAGAGTGAAGCCCCAGAGAGTGGGGGTCTTTCTGGACTATGATGAAGGTCAGGTCTCCTTTTACAATGCCCAGTCCCGCTCTCACCTCTACACCTTCACAgactccttcactgagcccctctatccattCTTCAGTCCTGAAATTAATGACGGTGGTAAAAACGCAGCCCCTCTGGTCATCTGCCCCCTGCGCACACACTGACCCCTCTGTATTAATGTCGTCTGTCCATCTCTGAGCAGCACAAAGCCGATGGAGACTTTCTTTAACATTCAGACCACCGAACTCAAAGCCCCCCTGAGGTGTCCTGCTGTTTGCTGCTcgtctgattttcattttaatgtgacATCAGGACTGAACAC encodes the following:
- the LOC120517324 gene encoding E3 ubiquitin-protein ligase TRIM39-like isoform X2, whose product is MNGADVTSQSTIKSERDSEGLLRVSSVLPVKEEYNVFSCLMRSKAPKPDWHSGLGIYSFSPGVSGWLVAFCVLLVLCLVVTPLLVIQWRRMRETNTRYDSIEKSQRVTNAEWRRICSSAADVTFDPETADPYLIVSEDRKEVRHTDTWQGVTENPKRFNDSPDILAREGFTTGRHYWEVEVGGKTDWFLGVSRESANRKGDVYLNPYNGYWTVCLRNENEYTARIGRPLPLPLRVKPQRVGVFLDYDEGQVSFYNAQSRSHLYTFTDSFTEPLYPFFSPEINDGGKNAAPLVICPLRTH
- the LOC120517324 gene encoding E3 ubiquitin-protein ligase TRIM39-like isoform X1, which codes for MNGADVTSQSTIKSERDSEGLLRVSSVLPVKEEYNVFSCLMRSKAPKPDWHSGLGIYSFSPGVSGWLVAFCVLLVLCLVVTPLLVIQWRRMRETNTRYDSIVGFLPIWLLHKEIEKSQRVTNAEWRRICSSAADVTFDPETADPYLIVSEDRKEVRHTDTWQGVTENPKRFNDSPDILAREGFTTGRHYWEVEVGGKTDWFLGVSRESANRKGDVYLNPYNGYWTVCLRNENEYTARIGRPLPLPLRVKPQRVGVFLDYDEGQVSFYNAQSRSHLYTFTDSFTEPLYPFFSPEINDGGKNAAPLVICPLRTH